A window of Cohnella herbarum contains these coding sequences:
- a CDS encoding DUF1450 domain-containing protein: METTDNELLEEPLNDIRICDKCRHIRMKTIMPKLQKMAPGAEIKIACKSYCGPCGKRVFIFINGRYVTGSTEDEAIEKASKYVKC; encoded by the coding sequence ATGGAGACCACTGATAACGAACTGTTGGAAGAACCTCTTAACGATATCCGAATCTGCGACAAATGCAGGCATATCCGGATGAAAACGATTATGCCCAAGTTGCAGAAGATGGCTCCTGGAGCAGAGATCAAGATCGCCTGCAAATCCTATTGCGGTCCTTGCGGCAAACGCGTATTTATCTTTATTAATGGACGTTACGTAACGGGTTCCACGGAAGACGAAGCTATCGAGAAAGCAAGCAAGTACGTCAAATGTTAG
- a CDS encoding iron-sulfur cluster assembly accessory protein, producing the protein MNCKITRNAATVLRRELDKPENADLKLKVFITHSHGDHAHYGMDLAKPTDKEEIVSTDKDIDVILTKGEPLLDGVKIDYLYFPKEGFVITNPSKGNHGDH; encoded by the coding sequence ATGAATTGCAAAATTACCCGGAACGCGGCTACCGTGCTGCGCCGTGAATTGGACAAGCCTGAGAACGCGGATTTGAAGTTAAAAGTATTCATTACGCATAGTCACGGAGACCATGCGCATTACGGAATGGATTTGGCTAAGCCTACGGATAAAGAAGAGATCGTGTCTACGGATAAAGATATCGATGTCATTCTGACAAAAGGGGAGCCTTTGCTCGATGGCGTCAAGATCGACTATCTCTATTTTCCTAAGGAAGGATTCGTGATTACGAATCCGAGCAAGGGCAATCATGGAGACCACTGA
- a CDS encoding cupin domain-containing protein yields MAISYMDYTAPGTQFTFDLRNDLFFRKDAQNYINRLSINDLNTLGNTSLLDIFLTKGNVVEPHYHPNASELVYCISGAAVVSLINPFTNQLLNFPIQPGQVANIPQGWWHYEIATEDSTHLLAIFDAPIPEAIFGSDILRLTPANVWAHAYCLNEKMVKETFAPIKTSTYIGPPKDCVKVQPAAGTRTSSNLQYRG; encoded by the coding sequence TTGGCGATATCGTATATGGATTATACTGCACCGGGAACTCAATTTACTTTCGATCTGAGGAATGATTTGTTTTTCAGAAAAGATGCTCAAAATTATATCAACCGCTTATCGATCAATGATCTGAATACGCTTGGGAACACTTCGTTGCTGGATATCTTTCTGACTAAGGGAAACGTAGTTGAACCGCATTATCATCCGAATGCATCGGAACTCGTCTATTGCATCTCGGGTGCGGCAGTCGTATCTCTGATTAATCCGTTTACGAATCAATTGCTTAACTTTCCGATACAGCCCGGACAAGTCGCGAATATTCCACAAGGCTGGTGGCACTACGAGATTGCGACGGAAGACTCGACGCATTTGCTAGCTATTTTCGATGCTCCGATTCCGGAAGCGATATTCGGCTCGGACATTCTGAGATTAACTCCGGCGAATGTATGGGCGCACGCGTATTGCTTGAACGAGAAGATGGTGAAGGAAACGTTCGCTCCGATCAAAACCTCGACGTACATCGGTCCGCCAAAGGATTGCGTTAAAGTGCAACCGGCAGCGGGAACCCGGACTTCATCCAACTTGCAATATCGAGGTTAA